CCTACCGGCTGTCCACGCTGTCCGGCGCGCGCAAGCAGCGACTGCTGTTCTGGCTGCTGCTCTCGTTCTGGACCAGCTTCCTCGTGCGCACCTTCGCGTGGGTGGTGCTGCTCGGCCGTAATGGCGTCGTCAACCGCACGCTGCTCGATCTCGGTCTGATCGATCAGCCGCTCTCGCTGCTGTACAGCTTTCCCGCAGTGGTGCTGGGCATGGTGCACGCGCTCATGCCGCTTGCCGTGCTCACGATGCTCTCCGTCATGGAGAACATCGACCGCCGTTTGCCGAGCGCCGCGTCGACCCTGGGTGCGCGTCCCGGCACGGTGTTCTGGCGTGTGTACTTCCCTCTGTCGTTGCCCGGCGTGGCGGCCGGTGCGCTGATGGTTTTCGTCACCGCCATCGGCTTTTTCATCACGCCGACGCTGTTGGGCGGGCGTCACGAAACGATGATTACGCAGCTCATCATCGATCAGGTCATGCAGGCGCTGAACTGGGGCTTTGCCGGTGCGATCTCCGTGCTGTTGCTCGCGGTGGTGCTGGTGGTGTTCTTCGTCTACGACCGCATGGTCGGCCTGTCGACGATGGCCGGCGGCGCGGGCGACGTGAAGGCGGGCAAACGCCGTGGCGGCTGGACCCGCACGCTGGGCGAGAAGGTCCTCGCCACGCTGGGCAGTGCGACCGATGTGCTATTGCGCGTGCTGCCGCGTCACAAGGGCGAGCAGGGCGACGGGCCGCTCTTGCGCGTGATCGTTTTCCTGCTGGTGGTGTTCCTCGCCGCGCCCGCGTTGCTGATGATTCCGATGTCGGTCGACGCCGCGTCGGGGCTGGCATGGCCGCCGAAGGGCTTCTCGCTCCAGTGGTATCAGCAGATCTGGGATTCGCCGCTGTGGATGCAGGCCGTGACGCGATCGATGCTCGTGGGTATCGGCGCCGGGTTGCTGTCGATGCTGATCGGCACGCCTGCGGCATTCCTGCTGGTGCGCGGCGGCATGCGCGGCAAGTCGGCGATGCTCGCCTTCGTGCTCGCACCGATTGTGGTGCCGCGCATGATTCTCGCCGTCGGCGTGTTCTATTTCTTCGCGAAGATCGGTCTGGTCGGCTCCAGCGTGGGCCTGACCCTCGCCCACACCGTGGTGGCCGTGCCGTATGTCGTCATCACGATGATGGCGGTGCTGCGCAACTACGACACGCGTCTCGATCTGGCGGCCTACAGCCTGGGGGCTCGCCCCTGGGCGACGCTGCGCCGTGTGACGTTCCCGATCCTCGGCGCGGGCCTGCTGTCGTCGTTCCTGTTCGCGTTCGCCACGTCGTTCGACGAACTCACGATTGCACTGTTCACCTCGGGCGGTCTGTCGACCACGCTGCCCAAGCAGTTCTGGGACGAAATCACGATGCAGATCTCGCCGGTCATTGCCGCGGTCTCCACGTGTCTGTTCCTTTTCATCGCCGCACTGATCTGGGTGGCCGAGCGTCTGCGCACTCGCAGCCTTCGCAGCCTCGCCGCCTGACGCGGTATCCGATTTCAACGAACTCACGATTCACGGACGTTTAACTCATGCTTCGCTCCGCACAACTCAAGGGCATCTTCCCGGCGATCCCCACGCCGGTGAATGCCGACGATTCGATTCACACCGACGCCGCACGCGCGCTCATGCGCTACCTGCTCGCGCAGGGCATCGACGGTGTGGTGCCGCTGGGCGGCACCGGCGAGTACGGTGCGCTCTCGCGCGCCGAGCGCGTGCGCATGGCCGAACTCGCGGCACAGGAAGTCGAGGCACACGGGCGCGACGTGCCGGTGATCGCCGGCGTGCTCGACCCGGGATATCACGACGCCATCGAGGCAGGCCGCGACTTCGCCGCCGCGGGTGCGCACGGTCTGCTGGTGCTCACGCCGTATTACACGAACCCGACGCAAGCGGGTATTCGCGACTATTTCCTGCGCTATGCCGACGAGTCGCCGCTGCCCATCCTGATCTACGAAATTCCGTATCGCACACGTATCGCGATTGCCCCCGAAGTGCTGCATGAACTCTCGCGCCATGAAAACATCATCGGCATGAAAGCGTGCAATACCGACATGTGGCATTTCCTGCGCACGATCGCCGGTGTCGACGAATCGTTTGCCGTGCTCAGCGGCGAAGACACGCTGTTCCCGCTGCACGTGGCGGCGGGTGCGCGCGGCGGGATCGTGGTGACGGCATCGCTGCTGCCCACGGCCTGGCAACGCATCTTCTCGCTCGCGCGCGACGGCAGAACGGCCGAGGCGCTGGCACTTCATCGCTCGCTGATTCCGCTGATGAATCTGGCGTTCGCCGAGACGAACCCCGGCCCGATGAAGTCGGTGATGGATCTGATCGGGGTGAACGCGCCCGCGATGCTGGCGCCGCTCGTGCCGCCCGCGCCTGCGTTGTCGGCCGAGCTGCGCGAAGAGCTGAAGCGCCAGCTCGCGATTTTCGAAGGGCGCTGACCCGCTGCCCCGCTGCCCCGCTGACCGCGCGTTGGCGGCGGGGGGGACGAATGTCGCCGGTTGGCGGTTCGAACGAACCGCCGGGCCGCCGAAGCGCCGCGGCGCGCGATGGCCGGGCGGCTTATCGCCGGAACGTCGATAGGCGTGACTTCGAGATCGAGGTCGCGGCAACCTGAATGTGCGGTGCGAGTTCGGCTTCGGCGCGCTCGCGTGTCCAGCGCGAGGTCGGGACCGAAATGTTGATGGCAGCGACGGCATGGCCGTCGTGATCGGTGATGGGGGCGGCGACCGAGATGTCGCCCATCACGGTTTCGTTCTCGACGATTGCATAGCCGCGACGTGTGGTCGTCTGAATCCGTTCGAGCAACTTCTTTTCGTCGATGAGCGTGTACGGCGTCATCGGTTCGAGGGCCGTGCCGGAGAGGATCTCGCGCACCCGCGTGTCGGGCAGCCGCGACAGGATGGCGATGCCCGAGGCCGTAAACATCGCGGGCAGACGCGCGCCGACCACGATGTCGATATTCACCAGATGCTGGCCGGGGAAGCGGGCGACGAACACGATCTCGTGACCGTCGAGTTCCTGAAGGTTGGTGGTCTCGCCCACGCGGCGGCTGATGTCGAGCAGGTACGGCGACGCCTTGTCGACCAGCTCGTTCGCGCGGATGTAGTTGTACGAGAACTGCAACACCTTGGTCGTCAGGCCATACGTGCGGGTCTCGGGCACGCGGTAGAGATAGCCCAGCGCTTCGAGCGTATGCACGAGCCGCTGCGTGGCGCTACGGTCGAGGTCCGCCGCCTTGGCGATGTCGCCTAGCGTCATGTAGCGCGCAGGGCCGTCGAACGCATGCAGGACCTGAAAGGTCTTCTCGGTCGAGCCGACGAAAAGCGAAGAACGCGGCGAGCGTGACGGGTTCGCTGCGCCGCGCTCCGATGGCACGGAACCGGAAGCGGAGAGGTCCGCTGAAGAGCGCGACGGCCCGGTGGATGAGCGCGGCATGGCGTGAGTGAGTATGTTCGGATTGTAATGATTGTGATTGTAATGCAATTGTTTGTGCCCAAGTAGCGAACTTACCCTGACGGGACGGTGAGCGGCACCGCCGCGATATAGCCGCATAGAGACATAGACAGACGTAGCGACGCGGCAACGCATCGACGACAACTCGGCAATTTCGATAGGACCGGAACAGGGGGAGCAATGCACGCGTTTTCCTGCGTGGAGGATTACCGTCTGGCGGCGCGCCGCCGACTGACGAAGCTGGCGTTCGATTACCTGGAAGGCGGGGCGGAGGACGGCGATGCCCTGCGCCGCAACCGTGCGGCGTTCGGGCAGTGGGGGTTCGCGCCGCGCGTGATGATCGACACGTCGCAAACGTCGAGCCGCACGACGTTCTGGGGGCGCGACGCCGCCGCGCCGATGGTGGTCGGGCCGACCGGCCTGAACGGCCTGTTCTGGCCCCGAGCCGACGAATTGCTCGCGCGCGCGGCGGCCGACGCCGGCCTGCCGTTCGTTCTGTCGACGGCCTCCACCTCGTTACTCGAAGACGTTCGCGCGGCCGTTCCCGAGGGTGAACTCTGGCTCCAGCTCTACGTGCAACAGGACCGCCGTATTGCCGAGAGTATGATGCGCCGGGCGCGCGAGGCGGGGTTTCGCACGCTGATGCTGACCGTCGACACACCGGTGCACGGCAAGCGCGATCACGACACGCGCAACGGTTTCAAGCTGCCGCTGCGTTTTACGCCGCGTCTGGTGGCGGATTGCGTGCGGCACCCGCACTGGAGCTGGCAAATGCTGGTGGGCGGCGCGCCGCAACTGCGCAACATCGCAAAGAGCGTGGGCGAGCGGGCGGATCTGGCGCGGCATGCCGCGATGCTCAGCCGTCAGATGGACCTGTCGATGAGCTGGGACGATCTGGCGTGGGTGCGACGCCACTGGCCGGGCGAAGTGCTGGTGAAGGGTATTCTGACGGTCGAGGACGCGCGCCGCGCGCAGACACATGGCGCAGACGGCATCATCGTTTCCAACCATGGCGGACGTCAGTTGGGCAGTACGCTGGCACCCGTCGAAGCCTTGCCGATGATCGTCGACGCGCTGAGTGCCGGCGGCCCGGCGATGTCCGTCTTTCTCGACGGCGGTGTGCGCCGCGGTGCGGACGTGGCGAAAGCCGTTGCCCTTGGCGCGAAGGGCGTGCTGCTCGGACGGGCCCCGCTGTACGGCGTGGCGTCGCGAGGCGCACCGGGCGTGGCCGGCGTGCTGGCGTTATTGCTGGGCGAGTTGCGCACCACGATGCAACTGCTCGGCTGTACGAACGTGACCGATCTTACGCCGCAGCGGCTGGTGCCGTTGCCGTCGCTTCGGGCATAGCGTCGTGCATCGCCGTCTACCGGCATCGGCCGTCGGGCGAAACATGGGGAACCGGGCAAACCCGCTATAATGTTCCGCGCCCGATTGCCGTCGGGCGGCGTGGCATCCGGCAGTCTGGCGGGCGTGCGCGCCGTGCGGCGGCATGCCATTTTCTACACACAGGAATGCCATCATGAGCTTCAACCACGTGCCTGCCGGCAAGGACATCCCCAACGATTTCAACGTCATCATCGAGATCCCGGCGCAAAGCGACCCGGTGAAGTACGAAGCCGACAAGGATCTGGGCCTGCTGGTCGTTGACCGCTTCATCGGCACGGGCATGCGCTACCCGGCCAACTACGGCTTCATTCCGCAAACGCTCGCCGGCGACGGCGACCCCGTCGACGCGCTGGTCGTCACCCCGTTCCCGCTGCTGGCCGGCTCGGTGGTTCGCTGCCGCGCGCTGGGCATGCTCAACATGACGGACGAATCGGGGGTGGACGCCAAGCTCGTCGTCGTGCCGGTCGACAAGATCTGCCCGATGACGGCACATATGAAGTCCATCGACGACGTGCCGGGTTACCTGAAGGACCAGATCAAGCACTTCTTCGAGCAATACAAGGCGCTGGAGAAGGGCAAGTGGGTCAAGGTCGAAGGCTGGGAAGGTATCGACGCCGCCCACAAGGAAATCGTCGACGGCGTGGCCAACGCCAAGAAGTGAGCAGTTTCCCGCGAGTGCAATTGCGCCTGACGTCGCGCGTCGACGTCGATGAAAAACCCGGCTCGAAGCCGGGTTTTTTGTTCGGCGACAATGACGGCCAATGGGGATGTTTCATGCCGGCGCGCGGCAGGCGGTGGCGCTCGCCGGTTTGCAAACGAGGTGAGAAGTGAGCAGCGACGTAGTCATCCGTGTAGTGCAATCGATCGAAGACGTACCGGCCGACGCGTGGAACGCGCTCGCGGGCGACAACCCGTTCGTGCAGCACGCGTTCCTGCATGCGATGCATGAGACGGGGTGCGCCTCGAAGCGCACGGGCTGGCAGCCGGCCTATCTGTTGATGCAGGCGGATGACGTCCTCGTGGGCGCCATGCCCCTTTATGTCAAATCGCACTCCCGCGGCGAGTACGTCTTCGATCACGCCTGGGCCGATGCATTTGTGCGACACGGCCTGGCGTACTACCCGAAGCTGCTTTGCGCGGTGCCGTTCTCGCCGGTGACGGGGCCCCGTCTGCTGGCGCGCACGCAGGCGGATCGCGTGGCGTTGGCGCGCGGGGCGATCGCCTTCGCGAAACAGCTTGAGTTGTCGTCCATTCATGTGCTCTTCACCCACGACGACGATCTGGCCGCGCTCACCGAAGCGGGCTACATGCTGCGTGAAGGCGTGCAGTTCCACTGGGAGAATGCGGGTTTCGCGACGTTCGACGACTTCCTCGCGCAGATGAATCAGGAAAAGCGCAAGAAGCTCAGGCAGGACCGTCGCCGCGTGCGCGAGGCAGGCGTGACGTACCGGTGGCTGCGCGGTGCGCAGATCGACGATGCCGCGCTCGATTTCTTTTACCGGTGCTACGAGAACACCTACCGCGAGCACTGGAACGCGCCTTACCTGAGCCGGGAATTCTTCGGGCGGCTCCATGCCACGATGCCCGAAGCATTGCTGATCGTCATGGCCGAGCGCGAGGGCGCGCCGCTGGCCTGCGCACTGAACGTGGTAAGCGGCGACACGATGTACGGGCGATATTGGGGGACGACGGATTTTGTCTCCGGCATGCACTTCGAAACCTGCTATGCGCAGGGCATCGAGTACTGCATCGCCAACGGGTTGCGCAGCTTCGAGGGCGGCGCGCAGGGCGTGCACAAGATGTCGCGCGGGCTGTTGCCGACTCCCACCTGGTCGGCACACTGGATCGCCGATGCGCGCTTCGCGCAGGCCATCGAGGATTTTCTGGACAGGGAGACTTCGGCGATGGACGAGCATATCGGCGAACTTGAGGCGCACACGCCATTCAAGCGTCCCGCGCCCTGATCGCAGTGCGTTCCGGCGACAGGCATGACCGGCCCGCGGCGCCCCACCGCCGCGCGTGGCGACATGTAAGCCCCGACGGGCGCCGGCACGGCAAGGTCCCGCGTAATATACTGGCGGTTCTTACGCCCGCCGTTCGCGGGCGGGCGCGCCAGCCGGGCAAACGACGGTTGTCATGCCTGCCGGCGTTGCGGCACCCGGGCGATGCATGGTAGCCGCCGACATGACCAACCGATTTCTCAATCTCTACAATCACGATTTCGCGCGTGTGGCCGTCGGAGTGCCGCAATGCCGCGTCGCCGATCCCGCTTTCAACGCTGCGCAGACCATAGCGCTCGCCAGACAGGCCGACGCGCAGGGCGCGGTGCTCGTCGCCTTTCCCGAACTCGGCATTCCCGCCTATAGCTGCGAAGACCTGTTCCAGCAGCGCGCCTTGCACGATGCGTGCGACGCCGCGCTCGCCGATATCGTGGCCGCGAGCCGCGAACTGGGACCGGCGCTGATCGTCGGCATGCCGGTGCGCGTGCAGCAGCGTCTGTTCAACTGCGCCGTGGTGATCGCGCGCGGACGCATTCACGGTGTCGTGCCCAAGACCTATCTGCCGAACTACAGCGAGTTCTACGAGGCGCGTCAGTTCAACGCGGCCGACGATGCGGGTGTGGATACGGTGACGCTGCTCGGTGTCGATGTCCCGTTCGGCTCGCTCATCTTCGAAGCGGCCGATCAGCCACTGCTGCGCTTTCATTGCGAGATCTGCGAAGACGTATGGGTGCCGGTGCCGCCGTCGTCGTTTGCGGCGCTGGCCGGGGCCACGGTGCTCGTCAACCTGTCGGCGTCGAACGTTGTGGTCGGCAAGTCGGCATATCGCCATCAACTGGTCGGTCAGCAGTCGGCGCGCTGCCTGGCCGCGTATCTGTACACCTCGGCCGGTCAGGGCGAATCGACCACCGATCTCGCGTGGGACGGTCAGGCGCTCATCTACGAGAACGGCGACATGCTGGCCGAATCCGAGCGCTTTGCCAGCGAATCGCATCTGATTTTCGCGGACGTGGATCTGGAGCGCCTTGCCCGCGAGCGCATGCATCAGACGACGTTCGGCGTGTCGGTGCGCCGGCATGCCGATGAGGTCGCACGCTTTCGTACGATCCGGGTGGACGTCACGGTGCCGCGCGACGTCGAACTGCCGCTCGCGCGCGCCATCGCGCGCTTCCCTTACGTGCCGTCCGATGCGCAACGTCGCGACGAGCGCTGCCACGAGGTGTACAACATTCAGGTGCAGGCGTTGATGCAGCGCCTTGCGTCGTCGAAGATTCAGAAGGTCGTGATCGGCGTGTCCGGCGGGCTGGACTCGACGCATGCGCTGCTCGTATGCGCCAAGGTCATGGACCGGCTCGGCCTGCCGCGCACGAATATTCTGGCGTACACGATGCCGGGGTTCGCCACGAGCGAGCGCACGCTGCGTCAGGCGCGCGAACTGATGGAGGCGGTCGGCTGCACGGCTCGCGAGATCGACATTCGTCCGAGTTGCATGCAGATGCTCAAGGACCTCGATCATCCGTTCTCAAGGGGGGAAGACGTCTACGACGTCACCTTCGAGAACGTGCAGGCGGGCGAGCGGACCAATCATCTGTTCCGTCTGGCGAATCATCTCGGTGCCATCGTGATCGGCACCGGCGATCTGAGCGAACTGGCGCTGGGCTGGTGCACCTATGGTGTGGGCGACCACATGTCGCACTACAACGTGAACGCCAGTGTGCCCAAAACGCTCATCATGCACCTCGTGCGCTGGGTGGCGGAGACCGGCCAGCTTGGCGGCGCAGCGTCCGCGAAGCCGGGCAAGGCGGACAAGGTCGATAGGGCGGAAAAGGCTGATAGGGCGGATAGGGCCGACAAGCCGGACAGGGGCGCGAAGGATGCCGCGCAGCGTCGCAACGTCCTGATCGACATTCTGGAAACGGAGATCAGCCCCGAACTGGTGCCGGGCAAGGCCAACGGCGCGCCCGAGCAGCGCACCGAGCATTTCATCGGACCGTACGAATTGCAGGACTTCAACCTCTACTACACGCTGCGCTTTGGGTACGCGCCACGCAAGGTGGCGTTCCTGTCGTGGAGCGCCTGGCATGATGCCTCGCAAGGGCGCTGGCCGGAGGAGGGCCATCTGTCGCGCAACGCTTACGATCTGGTCGCGATCAAGCGCAACCTGCGCATCTTTCTGGACCGCTTCTTCCGAACCAGCCAGTTCAAGCGTTCGTGCATTCCGAACGCGCCGAAGGTCGGCACGGGCGGCTCGCTCTCGCCGCGCGGCGACTGGCGTGCACCGAGCGACTCGGAGTCGGTGGTGTGGCTCGCAGATCTGGATACGGTGTCGGACGATCCTCACGCGTGAGCCGCGGGCGCGCGGATCGTCCGACTCGCGGGCATGCGGTCCCGGCCCGGTACAATAGCCCGGCGAAATGACAGAACCATCCAACCAAGATATCGAGGCGACAATGAAACGCGTAACTGCCATCATCAAACCCTTCAAGCTCGACGAAGTGCGCGAGGCGCTGGCCGAAGTCGGCGTGACCGGTCTCACCGTCACGGAAGTGAAGGGCTTCGGCCGTCAGAAGGGACACACCGAGCTGTATCGCGGCGCCGAATACGTGGTCGACTTCCTGCCGAAGATCAAAATCGAAGTCGTGGTGAGCGCGGCACAGGCGGAGCAGGTCATCGACGCTGTACTGGGCGCTGCGCGCACCGGCAAGATCGGCGACGGCAAGATCTTCGTGACGGACGTCGAGCGCGTGATCCGCATTCGTACGGGCGAAGAGGGTGAGCAGGCGGTCTGAGGCCGCCTGAACGGCATAGCCGCCACAGCCGATGCTGTGGCGATGTGGCGCCGGGCGATGCCGTGAGCTACGCGGTACAACGAAGGGCGACGGCTGCGAGCGAGCGGCGTCGCCCTTCGGCGTTTCGGGTTGTGTGCCGTTGTGCCATTGTGCCGGTGTACCGGCAAGTGGACGATGGCGCGAAGACGCCCGTGCTTACGATTTGAGCCGGACGTCGAACGCCACGGTAATCAAGCGCACGAAAATCACCGAAAACGAACTGATCGAGAGCGTGTATACGGGATCGAGATCGGCGTAAGTGAGCGCGATGTAGATCCATCCCCCGATGAAGGCGCATACGGCATAGGGACGCGTGTCGCGCAGCACCAGCGGCACCTCGTTGCAGAGAATGTCGCGAAGCACGCCACCACCCACGCCGGTGATGACCCCCATCATCACTGACATGAACGCCGACATGTCGGTCTGCAACGCCAGCGACGTGCCCGATGCACTGAAGAACCCCAGCCCGATCGCATCCGTAATCAGGAGCACGCGCTCGGTCGCCACGCGCGAGACGAGCTTGAGCACGGCGGAGGTGGACAGCGACAACACGAGAATGATGACCGAGTACCACTGATGCTGGACCCAGTAGAAGGGACGGTGATCGAGCAGCACGTCGCGCAGCGTGCCGCCGCCGAAAGCGGTCGCGAAGGCCAGGACGAAGGCGCCGACCGGGTCGAGGTGCTGCTTGCGGGCTTCGGCAAAGCCGGAGATGGCGCACGACAATACGGCGATGGCCTCCATGATGGCCAGGATCGTATGTAGCTGGGCGCTCATCTCGTTAATCATCGGCGAATCCTGTCAGGGGAGCCGCATGTGGCAACGCCGTCCGGGCGTCAGCCGGCCAGGCGAGATGCTCTGGGTTACGAAGCCTGGAGCAATACTACCAGCGCACCGCCCCCGCCGTCGCGTCCCTGTGCCTGCGCCCACGCCAGCACCTCGTTCTTCTGGGCGAGCCAGCCGCGCACCTTGTCCTTGAGTACCGGTTCGCGATTCACCGAGCCGAGGCCCTTGCCGTGGATGACGCGAATGCAGCGCAGGCCGCGCTTGACGGCGTCGTGCAGGAACGCCGACAGCGCTTCGCGGGCTTCGTCGCGGCGCATGCCGTGCAGATCGATCTGCGCCTGCACCACCCAGTCGCCGCGCTGCAGCTTGAGTACGGCGTCGTGGCTGATGCCGGGGCGCCGGTATGACAGGCGGTCGTCCGTGTCGAGCAGGGCTTCGGGATCGAATTCGTCCGAGAGGGACTCATGCAACACGGCCGCTTCGTCTTCCTTCGTTTGACGCGCCACCGGCTCGGGCGCAAGGCGCGGATGCTCGACACGGTTGGTCGAGCCCTTACTGGTGAGCGGGGCGATGTCGCCGATGCTGTCGCGAAATACGTTGGCGTCGCGCCGGGCCTGGGCGGCCCGCTCGGCCGCGGCAATGCGTTCGGCTTCGCGGGCGGCGCTCTGTCTGGCAAGCGTGTCGCGCAGGCCGTGGAGATCGCTGAGACTGAGTTTCGGTGGCTTCTTGCTCATGGTCGTGCGCGGCAAACGACGGCGGCGCCCGAGCGCGTGAGACGTCACACAGCCGGGGCGCCGCCGCAGGGCGGGCGAGCGCTTACTGATCGAGGTTTTCGAGGTAACGCTGGGCGTCGAGCGCGGCCATGCAGCCCGTGCCGGCGCTGGTGATCGCCTGACGGTAGATGTGATCCTGCACGTCGCCGGCGGCGAAAACACCGGGCACGCTGGTGGCCGTGGCGTTGCCGTTCAGGCCGCTGTGGGTGACGATGTAGCCGTTCTTCATTTCCAGCTGGCCCTCGAAGATGTCGGTATTCGGCTTGTGGCCGATAGCGATGAACACCCCATGCAGCGAGATGTCTTCGTGTGCGCCCGTCTTCGTATTCCTGATGCGAACGCCGGTCACACCGCTGTCGTCGCCCGTCACTTCGTCGAGCACGCTGTCGTACTTCAGTTCGACCACGCCTTGCTTGGCCTTTTCCAGCAGACGGTCGATCAGGATCGGCTCGGCGCGGAACTTGTCGCGACGGTGGATTACCGTGACCTTGCTGGCGATGTTCGAAAGGTAGAGCGCTTCTTCGACGGCCGTATTGCCGCCGCCGACCACGCAGACTTCCTTGCCGCGATAGAAGAACCCGTCGCATGTGGCGCAGGCGGAAACGCCGCGGCCCGAAAACGCCTCTTCGGACGGCAGGCCGAGATACTGGGCCGAGGCGCCGGTCGCGATGATGAGGGCATCGGCCGTATATTCGCCGGAGTCGCCGATCAGGCGCAGCGGGCGCTCGTTCAGGTGCACCGTGTGAATGTGATCGAAGATCATCTCGGTGTTGAAGTGCTCGGCATGGGCCTGCATGCGGGCCATCAGTTCGGGGCCTTGCACACCGGTGGGGTCGCCGGGCCAGTTCTCGACGTCGGTGGTGGTCATCAGCTGACCGCCC
This is a stretch of genomic DNA from Pandoraea faecigallinarum. It encodes these proteins:
- a CDS encoding Smr/MutS family protein yields the protein MSKKPPKLSLSDLHGLRDTLARQSAAREAERIAAAERAAQARRDANVFRDSIGDIAPLTSKGSTNRVEHPRLAPEPVARQTKEDEAAVLHESLSDEFDPEALLDTDDRLSYRRPGISHDAVLKLQRGDWVVQAQIDLHGMRRDEAREALSAFLHDAVKRGLRCIRVIHGKGLGSVNREPVLKDKVRGWLAQKNEVLAWAQAQGRDGGGGALVVLLQAS
- the trxB gene encoding thioredoxin-disulfide reductase, with translation MSAAKHAKVLILGSGPAGYSAAVYAARANLNPVLITGIAQGGQLMTTTDVENWPGDPTGVQGPELMARMQAHAEHFNTEMIFDHIHTVHLNERPLRLIGDSGEYTADALIIATGASAQYLGLPSEEAFSGRGVSACATCDGFFYRGKEVCVVGGGNTAVEEALYLSNIASKVTVIHRRDKFRAEPILIDRLLEKAKQGVVELKYDSVLDEVTGDDSGVTGVRIRNTKTGAHEDISLHGVFIAIGHKPNTDIFEGQLEMKNGYIVTHSGLNGNATATSVPGVFAAGDVQDHIYRQAITSAGTGCMAALDAQRYLENLDQ